The following nucleotide sequence is from Bacteroidota bacterium.
AAATGAATCGGCAGGCGGCAGAGCTTCTGTATTTTCAGAAGATGGATTTGTTTTCGACATGGGACCGAGCTGGTATTGGATGCCCGATGTTTTTGAATGGTTTTTTGATCTCTATGGATATAAACCATCCGATTTTTATGAATTGGTGAGACTGGATCCCGCTTACAGAATATATTTTTCAGCTGATGATTTTATTGATATGCCGGCTTCTCTTGCAGAGTTATATAAATTATTTGAACAGCTGGAACCCGGTTCCACTCCCGCTTTGCAGAAATTTTTAAAAGATGCTGCCTATAAATATAAAGTGGGAATGCAGGACATGGTTTTTAAACCTTGTAACTCTGTTATGGAGTTTGCAGAATTAAAAATGGTAAAGGCCTTATTCACCATGCAATTATTTACTTCGCTCCGCAATGAGGTTCAAAGTAAATTCAAAAGTGAAAAGATCAGAAAAATTTTGGAGTTCCCTGTCTATTTTTTAGGCGCGTTGCCATCGAATACACCAGCATTATATTCCATATTAAATTATGCAGATCTTGTATTAGGAACCTGGTATCCCAAGGGTGGCATGTATAAAATAATCGAAGCCATGCAAAAGGTTGCGGAAAAGTTAGGGGTGGAAATTCGATTTAATTCAGCAGTTACTAAAATTCATTCTGTTGAAGGAAAAGTTAAACATATTTTAATTGGTGATAAAGAAATGGCCTGCGATGCGGTTGTAGCTTCCGCAGATTATAACCATGTGGAGGAAAAATTATTGGGTGAAAATGATAAAAATTATGATTCGGGATATTGGGATAAGAAAGTTTTCGCTCCCTCTGCAATTATTTATTATCTGGGAATAAAAGGAAAAGTAAATAATTTATTGCACCACAACCTATTTTTTGACCAGTCGTTTGAGGTTTTTGCAGATGAGATCTATACGAATCCGCGCTGGCCTTCAAATCCCTTATTTTATGTTTGTGTTCCATCAAAAACGGATGAAACAGTGGCGCCTCCCGGCGACGAAAATATGTTCATTCTGATTCCTGTCGCCTCCGGATTAACTTCCGATGAACTTACCTCTGAAAAATATTTCCAATCCGTTATTGAACGCATTGAAAAGTTCACCGGAGAGCAATTTAGTGATCGTATTATTTATAAAAAACCCTTCACGCCCCGCGATTTCGAACATCGTTATAA
It contains:
- the crtI gene encoding phytoene desaturase, giving the protein MPKHIVVIGSGFSGLSAACALAKEGFKVTLLEKNESAGGRASVFSEDGFVFDMGPSWYWMPDVFEWFFDLYGYKPSDFYELVRLDPAYRIYFSADDFIDMPASLAELYKLFEQLEPGSTPALQKFLKDAAYKYKVGMQDMVFKPCNSVMEFAELKMVKALFTMQLFTSLRNEVQSKFKSEKIRKILEFPVYFLGALPSNTPALYSILNYADLVLGTWYPKGGMYKIIEAMQKVAEKLGVEIRFNSAVTKIHSVEGKVKHILIGDKEMACDAVVASADYNHVEEKLLGENDKNYDSGYWDKKVFAPSAIIYYLGIKGKVNNLLHHNLFFDQSFEVFADEIYTNPRWPSNPLFYVCVPSKTDETVAPPGDENMFILIPVASGLTSDELTSEKYFQSVIERIEKFTGEQFSDRIIYKKPFTPRDFEHRYNAYKGNAYGLANTLKQTAIFKPKMHNKTIKNLVYAGQLTVPGPGMPPAIISGYVAAGEIKKMFKSQKM